In Thermodesulfovibrionales bacterium, a single genomic region encodes these proteins:
- the thiL gene encoding thiamine-phosphate kinase, with protein MAGIGDDSAVIAPRDENLLLTTDMMVEGVHFDVSFVTPFQLGFKILSVNVSDIYAMGGIPRHVLLDIALTKDADEGFIGAFFDGVRSGLERYRLVLVGGDLSASRSGVVLSATLGGYAKKPVFRSGARPGDRIYVTGNLGDSACGLELLKRIKRPLMIESGDITHKPLKWATMEPLVRRHLLPEARDPSSFAGRATSMIDISDGLFIDLSRICDESGVGARIYMEQLPLSPQMKKAASVLGLEPYSLAASGGEDYELLFTAPPRKRVEAFCIGEITVSGRVVVERDRSERTFGREGYIHWH; from the coding sequence ATTGCCGGCATCGGTGATGATTCCGCCGTAATAGCTCCCCGCGACGAGAATCTTCTCCTCACTACCGATATGATGGTTGAGGGAGTGCATTTTGATGTCTCTTTCGTCACACCCTTCCAGCTCGGTTTTAAGATCCTATCCGTGAACGTGAGCGATATCTATGCCATGGGCGGCATACCCCGGCATGTACTCCTCGACATCGCGCTTACCAAGGACGCCGATGAGGGATTTATCGGGGCTTTCTTCGACGGAGTCAGGTCCGGTCTCGAAAGATATCGTCTTGTCCTTGTCGGTGGGGACCTCTCTGCATCGCGCTCCGGCGTGGTGCTCTCGGCAACGCTTGGCGGTTATGCGAAGAAACCGGTCTTCCGTTCGGGTGCAAGACCCGGTGACAGGATCTATGTTACGGGAAACCTTGGAGACTCGGCATGCGGACTCGAGTTGCTGAAGAGGATAAAGAGGCCGCTCATGATAGAGTCCGGAGACATCACCCACAAACCATTGAAATGGGCGACGATGGAGCCCCTTGTGAGAAGACATCTCCTGCCGGAGGCGAGAGACCCCAGCAGCTTCGCCGGCCGCGCGACCTCGATGATCGATATCAGCGACGGACTATTCATAGACCTTTCGAGGATATGTGATGAGAGCGGCGTCGGAGCTCGGATCTACATGGAACAGCTGCCTCTCTCCCCCCAGATGAAAAAAGCTGCTTCTGTCCTCGGTTTGGAGCCTTACAGCCTTGCGGCGTCAGGAGGCGAAGATTACGAGCTCCTCTTCACAGCCCCTCCCCGAAAGAGGGTCGAGGCCTTCTGCATAGGTGAGATAACGGTGTCGGGAAGGGTTGTTGTGGAGCGTGACCGGTCGGAGAGGACCTTTGGACGGGAGGGATATATCCATTGGCATTAA
- a CDS encoding DUF2062 domain-containing protein has protein sequence MALKERFTLLFRIKDTPHRISLAFSLGVFIGMSPLLGIHTVLGILVASFFRLNRLATIVGVYVTNPWTIVPIYTFSTWVGAKCLGMNRIIPDVDWHHLTVHALLNDLSPLLLPFVAGSFLIGAISSVMSYLIMIRIVKKTNG, from the coding sequence TTGGCATTAAAAGAGCGATTCACGTTGCTCTTTCGCATCAAGGATACTCCTCACCGGATATCTCTCGCCTTCTCCCTCGGTGTCTTTATCGGGATGTCCCCGCTCCTCGGCATCCATACGGTTTTGGGTATTCTCGTCGCATCGTTCTTTAGACTGAATAGGCTCGCGACGATCGTCGGCGTGTATGTCACGAACCCCTGGACGATCGTTCCGATCTACACCTTCAGCACCTGGGTCGGGGCGAAGTGTCTAGGCATGAACAGGATAATTCCCGACGTCGACTGGCACCATCTGACGGTCCATGCCCTCCTGAATGATTTGAGCCCCCTCCTCCTGCCCTTTGTCGCCGGGTCGTTCCTCATCGGAGCGATCTCGTCCGTCATGAGTTACCTCATCATGATCCGCATCGTGAAGAAGACGAATGGTTAA